One part of the Vicia villosa cultivar HV-30 ecotype Madison, WI linkage group LG6, Vvil1.0, whole genome shotgun sequence genome encodes these proteins:
- the LOC131613696 gene encoding FBD-associated F-box protein At4g10400-like, with protein sequence MSLQKLPVTILTCETLVVLKLVGFRVEDDEAYSCVVLPSLKTLIFKYIGFPKLIDFLMFLSGCPILEVLLTLHVSFVSNESLTCIEWNSFCLNNLNKADINSAYCYIPLKPFRNVTSLRFEIDKVNFRDDFDFIPTFHNLTQLELSSLDYTWSFLLQLLNHCPKLQRLDVDQADTDKRTWGRQDYKEYWVDPAVVPQCLSLHLRTCNLFNFLGLRVLHIHIVMILLENFKNIYYGNWSLLPASIMSIELWDMAENKSMTNHAHVNVISALPQSPICVCMGFANKYQTFYDLLPMAVVKASSSYHKDTEVLPCGVDNMSKIPNQ encoded by the exons ATGAGTTTGCAGAAATTGCCAGTCACCATTCTCACTTGCGAAACCCTAGTGGTTCTCAAGCTTGTAGGTTTCAGAGTGGAAGACGACGAAGCCTATTCTTGTGTTGTACTTCCAtcactcaaaaccctaatcttcaAATATATTGGGTTCCCTAAACTTATAGATTTTCTCATGTTTCTATCTGGATGTCCAATTCTTGAAGTTTTACTCACACTTCATGTGTCATTTGTTTCCAATGAATCTCTAACTTGCATCGAGTGGAACAGCTTTTGCTTAAATAACTTGAATAAAGCTGATATCAATTCTGCATATTGTTATATTCCGTTAAAACCTTTTCGCAATGTAACTTCCTTGCGCTTTGAAATTGATAAG GTGAATTTTCGTGATGATTTTGATTTCATTCCTACTTTTCATAATTTGACTCAACTGGAGCTTAGTTCTCTGGATTATACTTGGTCGTTCTTACTACAACTTCTCAACCACTGCCCTAAGCTTCAAAGACTTGACGTTGATCAG GCTGACACGGACAAGAGAACATGGGGTAGACAAGATTACAAAGAATATTGGGTAGATCCCGCTGTTGTTCCACAATGCCTTTCATTACACCTTAGAACATGTAATTTGTTCAACTTCTTAGGCCTTCGAG TTCTACATATTCACATTGTCATGATACTTCTGGAAAACTTCAAAAATATCTATTATGGTAATTGGTCCTTGCTTCCTGCTTCTATTATG TCCATAGAGCTGTGGGACATGGCTGAGAACAAGAGCAtgacaaatcatgcacatgtgaATGTGATATCTGCATTGCCTCAGTCTCCTATCTGCGTATGCATGGGTTTTGCAAATAAATATCAGACATTTTATGATCTACTTCCTATG GCTGTTGTTAAAGCTTCCAGTAGTTATCATAAAGATACCGAAGTTCTACCGTGTGGAGTGGATAATATGTCAAAGATACCAAATCAATGA